A single window of Nicotiana tomentosiformis chromosome 1, ASM39032v3, whole genome shotgun sequence DNA harbors:
- the LOC104114710 gene encoding pentatricopeptide repeat-containing protein At2g17210, translated as MRVPFSSPAWNCNWCSRLKELLYHGKSQDVLFHYRELKKSGLELTDHSVFAVLLKACLNLSPTHGNSIHGSLIKQGFLAFTSLGNSMMDFYAKSGDLGSALLVFNCMPNKDSVSWNVIVHGHLERAAAASSGRGLWFFTQAWAAGFEPNISTLVLVIQTCRNLKAFEVGQMIHGSIIRAGYSSITSVQNSLLNFYAELGMQLAHNLFDEMTDRDVISWSVMVAGYTQSEEATVALGFFKRMIDFGITLDGQSVVSVLKACSKLMAIRMGESIHGFVISRGLGYDLFVQNSLIDLYSKCNDVNSSLRVFRETPEKNVVSWNSLLSGLVQNEKHSEALILFDSMRKAGVDSDEVTLVNLLQLCKSFLDPYQCKLIHSRVLRRGFELNELVTNSLIDAYASCNLINYAWSQFSIMKTQDAVTWSTMIAGFTHCGMPDEAIAVFREMNHTTERPNAITMLHLLEACSLSADLKRSRWAHGIAIRRGLTSDVLVGTAILDMYSKCGSVELSRKVFERIPHKNVVTWSAIITAYGMNGLPNEALALLAEMKMSGLRPNQVTALSLLSACSHGGLVEEGLSLFEELIWDHEVEPSLEHYSCLVDLLARAGKVDSAMNLIGRLRGGVKPSASAWGALLSACRNYENYEFGANALPQVLELEPSSSAGYLLASNMYASGHSWGDASKMRMLSKERGVKVTAGYSLVYVNAKACKFLAGDNHHSLSGELQFAIQQLHSCMKMDITCR; from the coding sequence ATGCGTGTTCCTTTCTCGTCGCCTGCTTGGAACTGTAACTGGTGTTCTAGGTTGAAAGAATTACTGTATCATGGCAAATCCCAAGACGTTCTTTTCCACTACCGCGAATTGAAGAAGAGCGGACTTGAGTTGACAGACCATTCGGTTTTCGCCGTCCTTCTCAAAGCATGCTTAAACCTCTCACCCACACATGGCAATTCTATCCATGGCTCTCTGATTAAGCAGGGATTCCTAGCTTTCACTTCCCTCGGTAATTCTATGATGGACTTCTATGCTAAATCTGGAGATTTGGGTTCTGCACTTCTTGTTTTTAACTGCATGCCCAACAAAGATTCAGTTTCGTGGAATGTAATCGTTCACGGACACTTAGAGCGAGCTGCTGCTGCTTCTTCTGGACGAGGATTGTGGTTCTTTACTCAGGCTTGGGCTGCAGGTTTTGAACCCAACATCTCCACCTTAGTGCTTGTCATTCAGACTTGTCGGAATCTTAAAGCTTTTGAGGTTGGACAGATGATTCATGGTTCTATCATTCGTGCTGGATATTCAAGTATAACTTCTGTCCAAAACTCGCTCCTCAACTTTTATGCTGAATTAGGAATGCAGCTTGCGCATAACCTTTTCGATGAAATGACTGACAGAGACGTTATTTCTTGGAGTGTCATGGTTGCTGGCTATACCCAAAGCGAGGAAGCAACTGTTGCTCTCGGGTTCTTTAAACggatgattgattttgggatAACGCTAGACGGACAATCAGTGGTAAGTGTACTCAAAGCCTGCAGCAAATTGATGGCCATTAGAATGGGAGAGTCAATTCATGGATTTGTTATCTCTAGAGGTCTGGGTTATGATTTGTTTGTACAGAACTCCCTGATCGACTTGTATTCTAAATGCAACGATGTTAATTCTTCATTGAGAGTTTTCCGCGAAACTCCCGAAAAGAATGTCGTATCCTGGAACTCTTTGTTGTCAGGACTTGTGCAAAATGAGAAGCATTCTGAGGCTCTAATTCTATTTGATTCGATGAGGAAGGCTGGAGTTGATTCTGATGAGGTGACTCTGGTCAATCTGCTGCAGTTATGTAAGTCCTTCCTTGACCCTTACCAGTGCAAGTTGATACATTCCAGAGTACTCCGACGAGGTTTTGAGTTGAATGAGTTGGTTACAAACTCTTTGATCGATGCATATGCAAGTTGCAATCTCATAAATTATGCATGGAGTCAATTTAGTATTATGAAAACGCAAGATGCAGTAACTTGGAGCACCATGATTGCTGGATTCACACACTGTGGCATGCCTGACGAAGCCATTGCTGTTTTCCGAGAGATGAACCACACTACTGAACGGCCCAATGCCATTACCATGCTACATCTTCTTGAAGCTTGCTCTCTTTCTGCAGACCTGAAAAGATCAAGGTGGGCTCATGGCATTGCTATTCGAAGAGGGTTGACATCTGATGTACTAGTGGGAACTGCGATCTTAGATATGTATTCGAAATGTGGTTCTGTTGAATTGTCGAGAAAAGTGTTTGAACGGATTCCACACAAGAATGTCGTTACCTGGAGTGCCATTATCACAGCATATGGTATGAATGGCCTCCCAAATGAAGCTCTAGCCCTACTTGCTGAGATGAAAATGAGTGGTCTGAGGCCGAATCAAGTAACAGCACTGTCTCTTTTGTCCGCTTGTAGTCATGGGGGACTGGTAGAAGAAGGGCTATCTCTTTTTGAGGAGTTGATTTGGGATCATGAGGTTGAACCAAGCTTAGAACATTACTCTTGCCTTGTAGATTTGTTAGCTCGGGCTGGAAAGGTTGATAGTGCAATGAATTTGATAGGAAGGCTACGTGGAGGAGTAAAGCCTAGTGCAAGTGCATGGGGGGCGCTCTTGAGTGCCTGTAGGAACTATGAGAACTATGAGTTTGGTGCCAATGCCCTCCCTCAAGTACTTGAACTCGAGCCGTCAAGCTCAGCTGGCTATCTTCTTGCATCAAACATGTATGCATCAGGTCATTCGTGGGGTGATGCCAGCAAAATGAGAATGCTGTCTAAGGAGAGAGGTGTCAAGGTTACAGCTGGCTATAGCTTAGTGTATGTGAATGCTAAGGCATGCAAGTTTCTTGCAGGAGATAACCACCATTCTTTGTCTGGTGAATTGCAGTTCGCCATTCAGCAACTGCACTCGTGTATGAAAATGGACATCACTTGCAGGTAG
- the LOC104114709 gene encoding probable galacturonosyltransferase 3 isoform X2, translating into MRARFRGSFLSPTLLIFFLVIHVEPAREEFSNVSSFQGELKGLFPSYDCPQCINRKNIDIIVTYTDANGAIRTRSINSKDLSTSWVWRYPSDEDSDQKKSSKEVEGKSQTADKFEVNIEHSNVNENQYGVVMEHKKASELHPIKLKRQRLRNERRDRRTAELIQQDKEIENQIQDAAIQRAKELDTTSKGKYNIWRKEYENPNSDSTLKLMRDQIIMARAYATIAKAKNEDALYDSLIQHSRVNQLAIGEATSDAELLPSALDRAKDMGHVLAAAKDQLYDCITLARKLRVMLQSAETGLSLLKKRSAFLIQLAAKTVPRPLHCLPLLLTTDYFLRGYEERGFPNKEKLEDPSLYHYAIFSDNVLATSVVVNSTTLHAKEPEKHVFHIVTDKLNFLAMKMWFLVNPPAGATIHVENVDDFTWLNSSYCPVLRQLESARMIEYYFKAHQSNSLTTGTDNLKYRNPKYLSMLNHLRFYLPEVYPKLEKILFLDDDIVVQKDLTPLWSVDLQGMVNGAVETCKESFHRFDKYLNFSNPKISENFDPNACGWAFGMNIFDLKEWRRRNITGIYHHWQEMNEDRTLWKLGTLPPGLITFYNLTYPLDRSWHVLGLGYDPALNKTAIENGAVVHYNGNYKPWLDLAIAKYKSYWSRYVMFNNSYLQLCNISE; encoded by the exons ATGAGGGCTCGTTTTAGAGGATCCTTCCTCTCCCCGACTTTGCTAATCTTCTTCCTG GTTATACATGTTGAACCTGCCCGAGAAGAATTCTCAAATGTATCATCATT TCAGGGAGAGCTGAAAGGTCTTTTCCCCTCATATGATTGTCCACAATGCATTAATAGAAAG AATATTGACATCATTGTAACATACACTGATGCTAATGGTGCTATTAGAACTAGGAGCATAAACTCCAAGGACTTGTCAACTTCATGGGTATGGAGATATCCTAGTGATGAGGATAGTGATCAGAAAAAGAGTTCCAAG GAAGTGGAAGGGAAGTCTCAGACAGCGGATAAGTTTGAGGTCAATATTGAGCACTCTAACGTAAATGAAAATCAGTATGGAGTTGTCATGGAGCATAAAAAAGCATCTGAGCTTCATCCAATCAAACTCAAGCGCCAG AGGCTAAGAAATGAAAGAAGGGACCGACGGACTGCAGAGCTGATCCAACAAGATAAGGAAATTGAAAACCAGATTCAAGATGCTGCTATTCAGCGAGCTAAAGAGCTTGACACAACTAGCAAGGGTAAATACAATATATGGAGGAAAGAATATGAAAATCCCAATTCTGACTCTACCCTTAAACTTATGCGTGACCAAATAATCATGGCAAGAGCTTATGCTACCATTGCAAAAGCTAAGAATGAAGATGCTCTGTATGATTCTTTGATACAACATTCTAGAGTAAATCAGCTTGCAATTGGAGAGGCCACTTCTGATGCTGAACTTCTACCAAG TGCACTTGACAGAGCAAAGGATATGGGCCATGTTCTAGCTGCTGCGAAAGATCAACTATACGATTGCATAACACTAGCAAGGAAACTAAGGGTCATGCTTCAGTCGGCTGAAACTGGTCTAAGTCTGCTGAAGAAAAGGAGTGCATTCTTGATACAGCTGGCTGCTAAAACAGTCCCCAGGCCTTTGCATTGTCTTCCCTTGCTTCTCACGACGGACTACTTCCTACGTGGATATGAAGAGAGAGGATTTCCAAACAAGGAAAAACTTGAAGATCCTTCTCTGTACCATTATGCAATATTTTCTGATAATGTACTAGCCACATCTGTTGTTGTGAACTCTACTACACTGCACGCAAAGGAGCCTGAAAAGCACGTTTTCCATATAGTGACAGATAAATTGAACTTCCTAGCTATGAAAATGTGGTTCCTTGTCAATCCTCCTGCTGGTGCAACAATTCATGTTGAGAATGTGGATGACTTTACATGGCTTAATTCTTCTTACTGCCCTGTACTACGTCAGCTTGAATCTGCTAGAATGATAGAGTATTATTTCAAGGCACATCAGTCGAATTCCCTTACAACTGGCACCGACAATCTCAAATATAGGAACCCAAAGTATTTGTCAATGCTAAATCATCTTAGGTTTTACCTTCCTGAAGTATACCCAAAGCTGGAGAAAATTTTGTTTCTGGATGATGATATTGTAGTTCAAAAGGATCTGACGCCTCTTTGGTCTGTCGACCTACAAGGGATGGTCAATGGTGCCGTGGAGACATGCAAAGAAAGCTTCCATAGATTTGATAAATATCTTAACTTCTCGAACCCGAAGATATCTGAAAATTTTGATCCAAATGCTTGTGGCTGGGCATTTGGCATGAATATCTTTGATTTGAAGGAGTGGAGGAGGCGCAACATTACAGGAATATATCATCATTGGCAGGAAATG AATGAGGATAGAACACTTTGGAAACTTGGGACCTTACCCCCGGGGCTGATAACTTTTTATAACTTGACTTATCCTTTGGACCGGAGCTGGCATGTCTTGGGGCTTGGTTATGATCCTGCCCTAAACAAAACAGCAATAGAAAATGGGGCGGTTGTTCATTACAATGGAAATTACAAACCATGGTTGGATCTTGCAATTGCCAAGTACAAATCTTATTGGTCTAGATATGTAATGTTCAATAATTCATACCTTCAACTTTGCAACATCAGCGAGTAG
- the LOC104114709 gene encoding probable galacturonosyltransferase 3 isoform X1 translates to MRARFRGSFLSPTLLIFFLVIHVEPAREEFSNVSSFQGELKGLFPSYDCPQCINRKEQGLMTAARPDEKNIDIIVTYTDANGAIRTRSINSKDLSTSWVWRYPSDEDSDQKKSSKEVEGKSQTADKFEVNIEHSNVNENQYGVVMEHKKASELHPIKLKRQRLRNERRDRRTAELIQQDKEIENQIQDAAIQRAKELDTTSKGKYNIWRKEYENPNSDSTLKLMRDQIIMARAYATIAKAKNEDALYDSLIQHSRVNQLAIGEATSDAELLPSALDRAKDMGHVLAAAKDQLYDCITLARKLRVMLQSAETGLSLLKKRSAFLIQLAAKTVPRPLHCLPLLLTTDYFLRGYEERGFPNKEKLEDPSLYHYAIFSDNVLATSVVVNSTTLHAKEPEKHVFHIVTDKLNFLAMKMWFLVNPPAGATIHVENVDDFTWLNSSYCPVLRQLESARMIEYYFKAHQSNSLTTGTDNLKYRNPKYLSMLNHLRFYLPEVYPKLEKILFLDDDIVVQKDLTPLWSVDLQGMVNGAVETCKESFHRFDKYLNFSNPKISENFDPNACGWAFGMNIFDLKEWRRRNITGIYHHWQEMNEDRTLWKLGTLPPGLITFYNLTYPLDRSWHVLGLGYDPALNKTAIENGAVVHYNGNYKPWLDLAIAKYKSYWSRYVMFNNSYLQLCNISE, encoded by the exons ATGAGGGCTCGTTTTAGAGGATCCTTCCTCTCCCCGACTTTGCTAATCTTCTTCCTG GTTATACATGTTGAACCTGCCCGAGAAGAATTCTCAAATGTATCATCATT TCAGGGAGAGCTGAAAGGTCTTTTCCCCTCATATGATTGTCCACAATGCATTAATAGAAAG GAACAAGGTCTAATGACTGCTGCTCGTCCTGATGAGAAA AATATTGACATCATTGTAACATACACTGATGCTAATGGTGCTATTAGAACTAGGAGCATAAACTCCAAGGACTTGTCAACTTCATGGGTATGGAGATATCCTAGTGATGAGGATAGTGATCAGAAAAAGAGTTCCAAG GAAGTGGAAGGGAAGTCTCAGACAGCGGATAAGTTTGAGGTCAATATTGAGCACTCTAACGTAAATGAAAATCAGTATGGAGTTGTCATGGAGCATAAAAAAGCATCTGAGCTTCATCCAATCAAACTCAAGCGCCAG AGGCTAAGAAATGAAAGAAGGGACCGACGGACTGCAGAGCTGATCCAACAAGATAAGGAAATTGAAAACCAGATTCAAGATGCTGCTATTCAGCGAGCTAAAGAGCTTGACACAACTAGCAAGGGTAAATACAATATATGGAGGAAAGAATATGAAAATCCCAATTCTGACTCTACCCTTAAACTTATGCGTGACCAAATAATCATGGCAAGAGCTTATGCTACCATTGCAAAAGCTAAGAATGAAGATGCTCTGTATGATTCTTTGATACAACATTCTAGAGTAAATCAGCTTGCAATTGGAGAGGCCACTTCTGATGCTGAACTTCTACCAAG TGCACTTGACAGAGCAAAGGATATGGGCCATGTTCTAGCTGCTGCGAAAGATCAACTATACGATTGCATAACACTAGCAAGGAAACTAAGGGTCATGCTTCAGTCGGCTGAAACTGGTCTAAGTCTGCTGAAGAAAAGGAGTGCATTCTTGATACAGCTGGCTGCTAAAACAGTCCCCAGGCCTTTGCATTGTCTTCCCTTGCTTCTCACGACGGACTACTTCCTACGTGGATATGAAGAGAGAGGATTTCCAAACAAGGAAAAACTTGAAGATCCTTCTCTGTACCATTATGCAATATTTTCTGATAATGTACTAGCCACATCTGTTGTTGTGAACTCTACTACACTGCACGCAAAGGAGCCTGAAAAGCACGTTTTCCATATAGTGACAGATAAATTGAACTTCCTAGCTATGAAAATGTGGTTCCTTGTCAATCCTCCTGCTGGTGCAACAATTCATGTTGAGAATGTGGATGACTTTACATGGCTTAATTCTTCTTACTGCCCTGTACTACGTCAGCTTGAATCTGCTAGAATGATAGAGTATTATTTCAAGGCACATCAGTCGAATTCCCTTACAACTGGCACCGACAATCTCAAATATAGGAACCCAAAGTATTTGTCAATGCTAAATCATCTTAGGTTTTACCTTCCTGAAGTATACCCAAAGCTGGAGAAAATTTTGTTTCTGGATGATGATATTGTAGTTCAAAAGGATCTGACGCCTCTTTGGTCTGTCGACCTACAAGGGATGGTCAATGGTGCCGTGGAGACATGCAAAGAAAGCTTCCATAGATTTGATAAATATCTTAACTTCTCGAACCCGAAGATATCTGAAAATTTTGATCCAAATGCTTGTGGCTGGGCATTTGGCATGAATATCTTTGATTTGAAGGAGTGGAGGAGGCGCAACATTACAGGAATATATCATCATTGGCAGGAAATG AATGAGGATAGAACACTTTGGAAACTTGGGACCTTACCCCCGGGGCTGATAACTTTTTATAACTTGACTTATCCTTTGGACCGGAGCTGGCATGTCTTGGGGCTTGGTTATGATCCTGCCCTAAACAAAACAGCAATAGAAAATGGGGCGGTTGTTCATTACAATGGAAATTACAAACCATGGTTGGATCTTGCAATTGCCAAGTACAAATCTTATTGGTCTAGATATGTAATGTTCAATAATTCATACCTTCAACTTTGCAACATCAGCGAGTAG